Proteins encoded within one genomic window of Natrinema amylolyticum:
- a CDS encoding PAS domain-containing sensor histidine kinase → MRSVPIVDRVTDAFFALDTGFRFTYLNERAETLLERSREELIGRVMWDEFPQTVETQFPDGFHRAMDEQVPVSFEIYHMPLETWFEARAYPSETGLSVYMRDVTERKAQETTLAQHAAVVEAVHDAVVTLDRDREIVTINGATESMLDADRSSLVGEHVETLTELAGIDDHHAVDIGRAITDIDVRNADRRQLELPYVGPNGDDRMAEFRFVPIEDDTATVAAVIRDVTDRHEYDRVVTSLHEVTRWLLESDDPEEICAIAVHAGGDLLDLPISGVWLLEEEQGYLDPVAGTAGAHDEFGGLPRFNPGEGLVWDVFEGGEVELFDDLGTVDDLYNPDTPLRSEIIAPIGTHGVLMTGSLDPHRFDETDVDLISTLVENTRAALDRADRERVLRDRTAELERQTERLEAVADVLSSDLQRQLEAVADALEEERAGEWEFPLAGDTVETTLERAEGLVDDVREFARNASRVGTRSRLRLESAVADAVDGSRLDADAVIVDGSAALRADPDRFVHLLETAFDGAVARADGDVTVRVGLVGFDDGGSRGFFILDDAAEIPPDARDRVLDPTADDETAIDGIGLALVRAIADAHDWECTVTDGNNGGTRIEIRDVTTLERRLE, encoded by the coding sequence ATGCGCTCCGTTCCGATCGTCGACCGGGTCACCGACGCCTTCTTCGCACTCGATACGGGCTTTCGGTTCACCTATCTCAACGAGCGGGCCGAGACGTTACTCGAGCGCTCCCGCGAGGAACTGATCGGGCGGGTCATGTGGGACGAGTTCCCTCAGACCGTCGAGACGCAGTTCCCCGACGGGTTCCATCGCGCGATGGACGAGCAGGTGCCGGTCTCCTTCGAGATCTATCACATGCCACTCGAGACCTGGTTCGAAGCGCGGGCGTACCCGTCCGAAACCGGGCTCTCGGTGTACATGCGCGACGTTACCGAACGGAAAGCTCAGGAGACGACGCTGGCCCAACACGCCGCCGTCGTCGAGGCGGTCCACGACGCCGTCGTCACGCTCGATCGCGACCGCGAAATCGTCACGATCAACGGCGCGACCGAGTCGATGCTGGACGCGGACCGGTCGTCCCTCGTCGGCGAACACGTCGAGACGCTCACCGAACTGGCCGGGATCGACGACCACCACGCCGTCGATATCGGCCGAGCGATCACCGACATCGACGTCAGGAACGCCGACCGCCGCCAGCTCGAACTCCCCTACGTCGGTCCGAACGGCGACGACCGAATGGCCGAGTTCCGGTTCGTTCCGATCGAGGACGACACGGCGACCGTCGCCGCCGTCATCCGAGACGTTACCGATCGACACGAGTACGACCGCGTCGTCACGTCGCTCCACGAGGTCACGCGCTGGCTCCTCGAGTCCGACGATCCCGAGGAGATCTGTGCGATCGCCGTCCACGCCGGCGGCGACCTGCTCGATCTCCCGATCAGCGGCGTCTGGCTCCTCGAGGAGGAACAGGGCTACCTCGACCCCGTCGCCGGCACCGCCGGGGCCCACGACGAGTTCGGCGGCCTCCCGCGGTTCAACCCCGGCGAAGGCCTCGTCTGGGACGTCTTCGAGGGCGGCGAGGTCGAACTGTTCGATGACCTCGGGACCGTCGACGACCTCTACAACCCGGACACGCCGCTCCGATCGGAGATCATCGCACCGATCGGCACCCATGGCGTCCTCATGACCGGCTCGCTCGATCCCCACCGGTTCGACGAGACCGACGTCGATCTCATCTCGACGCTCGTCGAGAACACGCGCGCCGCCCTCGATCGCGCCGACCGAGAGCGCGTCCTGCGGGATCGGACGGCCGAACTCGAGCGCCAGACCGAGCGCCTCGAGGCCGTCGCCGACGTCCTCTCGAGCGACCTGCAACGCCAGCTCGAGGCCGTCGCCGACGCGCTCGAAGAGGAGCGGGCCGGCGAGTGGGAGTTCCCGCTCGCCGGCGACACGGTCGAAACGACGCTCGAGCGCGCCGAAGGGCTCGTCGACGACGTCCGAGAGTTCGCTCGCAACGCCTCGCGGGTCGGGACCCGCAGCCGGCTCCGCCTCGAGTCGGCGGTCGCGGACGCCGTCGACGGGTCGCGACTCGACGCGGACGCCGTCATCGTCGACGGCTCGGCCGCGCTCCGAGCCGACCCCGACCGGTTCGTCCACCTCCTCGAGACGGCCTTCGACGGTGCCGTCGCGCGGGCCGACGGCGACGTGACGGTCCGGGTCGGTCTAGTCGGGTTCGACGACGGAGGTAGTCGCGGCTTTTTCATCCTCGACGACGCCGCGGAAATCCCACCGGACGCACGCGACCGCGTGCTCGACCCGACCGCCGACGACGAGACCGCGATCGACGGGATCGGCCTCGCGCTCGTTCGGGCCATCGCCGACGCTCACGATTGGGAGTGCACTGTCACCGACGGGAACAACGGCGGCACGCGGATCGAAATCCGGGACGTAACGACCCTCGAGCGCCGCCTCGAGTGA
- a CDS encoding PHP domain-containing protein, producing MLSVELHTHSSLSYDGRDPVELILEQAEAVGLDAIAVTDHDEIDASLEAAERAPDYGLVGIPGMEISSKAGHVLGLGLEEAVPPGLSFESTLEAIHEQGGLAVIPHPFQESRHGVMARISREQLAFGDAIEVYNSRLFTGRANRQAERYARSRNLPMTAGSDAHISEMVGQAVTRVDADERSVDAILDAIAAGRTTVEGKRTPWRISVQQFAGGVTRRVSRVLKLLR from the coding sequence GTGCTGTCGGTCGAACTTCACACGCACTCGTCGCTGTCCTACGACGGCCGCGACCCGGTCGAGCTCATCTTAGAGCAGGCCGAGGCCGTCGGTCTCGACGCGATCGCGGTGACGGACCACGACGAGATCGACGCGAGCCTCGAGGCCGCCGAGCGCGCCCCCGACTACGGACTGGTCGGCATTCCGGGGATGGAGATCTCGAGCAAGGCGGGCCACGTACTCGGCCTGGGGCTCGAGGAGGCCGTTCCGCCGGGCCTCTCCTTCGAGTCGACGCTCGAGGCGATCCACGAGCAGGGCGGCCTGGCCGTGATCCCCCATCCGTTTCAGGAGTCCCGCCACGGCGTGATGGCCCGGATCTCCCGCGAGCAACTCGCCTTCGGCGACGCGATCGAGGTCTACAACTCCCGGCTGTTCACCGGGCGCGCCAACCGACAGGCCGAACGCTACGCCCGATCGCGGAACCTGCCGATGACTGCCGGGAGCGACGCACACATCAGTGAGATGGTCGGACAAGCGGTCACCCGCGTCGACGCCGACGAACGCTCCGTCGACGCGATTCTGGACGCGATCGCGGCGGGACGGACGACCGTCGAGGGAAAGCGAACCCCCTGGCGGATCAGCGTCCAGCAGTTCGCCGGCGGCGTCACGCGACGAGTGAGCCGCGTTTTGAAACTCCTCCGATGA
- a CDS encoding response regulator, which produces MTTDTPSVLIVEDEPDLADLYAAWLEGDCDVETAYDGNEALDAIDAAIDVVLLDRRMPGLSGDTVLDTIRERDLDCRVAMVTAVEPDFDIIGMGFDDYLVKPVSKDELIDIIEQLLLRATYDEQLQEFFALASKKALLDDQKTDAQRKSSQEYAELRDRLAVLRVEVNDTMQELLEEDGYRQLCRDIANESVIQE; this is translated from the coding sequence ATGACAACTGACACCCCGTCCGTCCTGATCGTCGAAGACGAACCCGACCTCGCGGATCTCTACGCCGCCTGGCTCGAGGGCGACTGCGACGTCGAGACGGCCTACGACGGCAACGAAGCGCTAGACGCCATCGACGCTGCGATTGACGTCGTCCTCCTCGATCGGCGGATGCCGGGTCTCTCCGGTGACACCGTCCTCGATACGATCCGAGAGCGGGACCTCGACTGCCGCGTTGCGATGGTGACGGCGGTCGAACCCGACTTCGATATCATCGGAATGGGGTTCGACGACTACCTCGTCAAACCCGTCTCGAAGGACGAACTGATCGATATCATCGAGCAACTGCTGCTCCGGGCGACCTACGACGAGCAGCTCCAGGAGTTCTTCGCGCTCGCCTCGAAGAAGGCGCTGTTAGACGACCAGAAAACCGACGCCCAACGGAAGTCGAGCCAGGAGTACGCCGAGCTCAGGGATCGGCTGGCGGTCCTCCGCGTCGAGGTCAACGACACGATGCAGGAACTCCTCGAAGAGGACGGCTACCGCCAGCTCTGTCGCGATATCGCGAACGAGTCTGTTATTCAGGAGTGA
- a CDS encoding P-loop NTPase: MSITEHELEIKLEGVEDPDIGEDIVSLGLVNDVTIDDETARISLAFNAPYAPSEMEIGNQVREIIQDAGLEADLRAHVGEDHGFDDEVLPRVRNVIAVSSGKGGVGKTTVAANLAAGLDKRGAMVGLLDADIHGPNVPQILPPESDPGVTPNEEIVPPRSDGVRIISMGMMMEDEDDPAILRGPMVNKFMMKFLEGVEWGRLDYLIVDLPPGTGDATLNLLQSMPVTGSVVVTTPQEMALDDTRKGIQMFNKHDTPVLGVVENMSSFICPSCGDQHGLFGTGGADTIVDKYDVPLLGRIPIHPDFGADGSEGALVKDDDSEVQSHLEDVVGEVADRIGEANRRTVSENITQEPANKLPTETED, encoded by the coding sequence ATGAGCATCACAGAACACGAACTCGAAATCAAACTCGAGGGGGTCGAGGATCCGGACATCGGCGAGGATATCGTCTCGCTGGGTCTGGTCAACGACGTCACCATCGACGACGAGACCGCCCGCATCTCGCTGGCGTTCAACGCGCCCTACGCGCCCTCCGAGATGGAGATCGGCAATCAGGTCCGCGAGATCATCCAGGACGCCGGCCTCGAGGCCGATCTGCGCGCCCACGTCGGCGAGGACCACGGCTTCGACGACGAGGTCCTCCCGCGAGTACGCAACGTCATCGCCGTCTCCTCCGGGAAGGGCGGCGTCGGGAAGACGACGGTCGCGGCCAACCTCGCCGCCGGACTCGACAAACGCGGTGCGATGGTCGGGCTGCTCGACGCCGACATTCACGGGCCGAACGTCCCGCAGATCCTCCCGCCGGAGAGCGATCCCGGCGTCACGCCCAACGAGGAGATCGTTCCGCCCCGTTCGGACGGCGTCCGTATCATCAGCATGGGGATGATGATGGAAGACGAGGACGACCCCGCGATCCTCCGCGGCCCGATGGTCAACAAGTTCATGATGAAGTTCCTCGAGGGCGTCGAGTGGGGCCGACTCGACTATCTCATCGTCGACCTGCCGCCGGGGACCGGCGACGCGACGCTGAACCTGCTCCAGTCGATGCCCGTGACGGGCTCGGTCGTCGTCACGACGCCCCAGGAGATGGCGTTAGACGACACTCGAAAGGGGATCCAGATGTTCAACAAACACGACACGCCGGTTCTGGGCGTCGTCGAGAATATGAGTTCGTTCATCTGTCCGTCCTGTGGCGACCAACACGGCCTGTTTGGGACCGGCGGTGCGGACACCATCGTCGACAAGTACGACGTCCCGCTGCTGGGCCGGATCCCGATCCACCCGGACTTCGGGGCCGACGGCAGCGAGGGCGCGCTCGTCAAGGACGACGACAGCGAGGTCCAGAGTCACCTCGAGGATGTCGTCGGCGAGGTCGCAGACCGGATCGGCGAGGCCAACCGCCGGACGGTCTCGGAAAACATCACGCAGGAACCCGCGAACAAGCTGCCGACCGAAACCGAAGACTAA
- a CDS encoding cupin domain-containing protein has protein sequence MLDTYADSIADLEPADGEVETAELVVTDDVLVKAFALGPNAELEAHEHADSTNVFHVLEGTVTVIQGEESERIDAPGVVHHERGVTHGARNETDETVVFTASLCPLPS, from the coding sequence ATGCTCGATACGTACGCCGATTCGATCGCCGACCTCGAGCCGGCCGACGGTGAGGTCGAGACCGCGGAACTGGTCGTCACTGATGACGTGCTCGTGAAGGCGTTCGCACTCGGACCGAACGCGGAACTCGAGGCCCACGAGCACGCCGACAGCACGAACGTCTTTCACGTGCTCGAGGGGACGGTGACCGTGATTCAGGGGGAGGAGAGCGAGCGGATCGACGCGCCCGGAGTGGTCCACCACGAGCGCGGCGTCACCCACGGCGCGAGAAACGAGACCGACGAGACGGTCGTCTTCACGGCGAGCCTCTGTCCGCTGCCGTCCTGA
- the nrfD gene encoding NrfD/PsrC family molybdoenzyme membrane anchor subunit, with the protein MSTKEPTEADILRPINTLTKKYFIVYGIAALGLVAFLIAWAYQLQQGLIVTGLGDWGSGGGSTWGLYIGAFIWWVGVAHGGIILSAAVRLLGMDRYMPVARLAEMTTIGGLSAAGFYILVHMGRPDRMVTSVIGHYHITVNNSPLVWDVTVITAYFVLSATYLGLTLRYDVNRLRDDLPDMFEPIYKVMTIGYTKKEDEVIDRMVWWLAAAVIIMAPLLLHGGVIPWLFALLPAMPGWTGAIQGPMFLSIALMSAISGIMIISYAFRRAYDWDHIITDDIFRGLLLWLGFFTLLFLWFQLQTIINGVFLGPTNNAVAIEAKIAHPVYQVAMTMIFGTLVYIFLQGIRPALFSKKRALIASGIILTGTLTEKILFVVEGFLHPTFDIYANTPGTYFPSAIEWLSLVGTTGLVVLLFLNLSKLVPVVELHAIEHMRGDHEHSEEATEPEVEA; encoded by the coding sequence ATGAGCACGAAGGAGCCAACCGAAGCGGACATCCTCCGTCCGATCAACACGCTCACGAAAAAGTACTTTATCGTCTACGGGATCGCAGCACTGGGACTCGTCGCGTTCCTCATCGCCTGGGCCTACCAGCTTCAGCAAGGGCTGATCGTTACTGGCCTCGGCGACTGGGGGAGCGGTGGCGGCTCGACGTGGGGACTGTACATCGGCGCGTTCATCTGGTGGGTCGGTGTCGCACACGGCGGCATCATCCTCTCGGCCGCCGTCAGACTCCTCGGAATGGACCGGTATATGCCGGTCGCCCGGCTCGCGGAGATGACCACGATCGGTGGCCTCTCGGCCGCCGGCTTCTACATTCTGGTCCACATGGGCCGTCCGGACCGGATGGTCACGAGCGTCATCGGCCACTACCATATCACGGTCAACAACTCGCCGCTGGTGTGGGACGTGACCGTCATTACGGCCTACTTCGTGCTGTCGGCGACCTATCTCGGCCTGACGCTGCGCTACGACGTCAACCGGCTGCGTGACGATCTGCCGGACATGTTCGAGCCGATCTACAAGGTGATGACGATCGGTTACACGAAGAAAGAAGACGAGGTCATCGATCGGATGGTCTGGTGGCTCGCAGCCGCAGTCATCATCATGGCCCCGCTCTTGCTCCACGGCGGCGTGATTCCGTGGCTGTTCGCGCTCCTGCCGGCGATGCCCGGCTGGACCGGCGCGATTCAGGGGCCGATGTTCCTGAGCATCGCGCTGATGTCGGCGATCAGCGGTATCATGATCATCTCCTATGCGTTCCGCCGCGCCTACGACTGGGATCACATCATCACTGACGACATCTTCCGCGGGCTGCTCCTGTGGCTCGGGTTCTTCACTCTGCTGTTCCTGTGGTTCCAGCTCCAGACGATCATCAACGGCGTCTTCCTCGGACCGACCAACAATGCGGTCGCGATCGAGGCGAAGATCGCCCACCCGGTCTACCAGGTTGCGATGACGATGATTTTCGGCACGCTCGTGTACATCTTCCTGCAGGGAATCCGTCCGGCCCTGTTCAGCAAGAAGCGAGCGCTCATCGCCAGCGGTATCATCCTTACCGGGACTCTGACCGAGAAGATCCTCTTCGTCGTCGAAGGATTCCTGCACCCGACGTTCGACATCTACGCCAACACGCCCGGGACCTACTTCCCGAGCGCGATCGAGTGGCTCTCGCTCGTCGGGACGACCGGGCTGGTTGTACTTTTATTCCTTAACCTCTCGAAGCTCGTCCCGGTGGTCGAACTCCACGCGATCGAACACATGCGCGGCGACCACGAGCACAGTGAGGAAGCGACCGAACCGGAGGTGGAAGCATGA
- a CDS encoding asparagine synthase C-terminal domain-containing protein has product MTDHSLRGTEPSIVRTALENRDPLPGTTGFAGAVDDRLVRDVLGRVPLFVDEAPDVAPANRAWAFEPTELEEPTLFPAGAAAAVDGPLPEPESQWSLPDPEPAEPDAALEDLERAIETATDAVRRDDRDIAVAFSGGVDSALVAELLDAPLYVVGFPDSHDVEAARTAADAMGRELTVVDLEPADLERAVPEVARATGRTNAMDVQIALPLYLVGERVAADGFDALAVGQGADELFGGYEKVVRLDHRVEAETVRGAVREQIRSLPEQLPRDVLTIEATGLEPVAPFLHDTVVEAALRLPDELLADEDERKRGFRRVAAQYLPDEVAGRDKKAVQYGSLVARELDRLARQAGYKRRIDDHVTKYVAALLGDDETRRD; this is encoded by the coding sequence ATGACAGACCACTCACTTCGCGGTACCGAGCCGTCGATCGTTCGCACCGCCCTCGAGAACCGCGACCCGCTCCCGGGAACGACCGGCTTCGCGGGAGCGGTCGACGACCGACTCGTTCGCGACGTGCTCGGGCGGGTCCCCCTGTTCGTCGACGAGGCCCCGGACGTTGCGCCCGCAAACCGAGCGTGGGCGTTCGAGCCGACCGAACTCGAGGAGCCGACGCTCTTTCCGGCCGGCGCGGCCGCGGCCGTCGACGGCCCGCTCCCCGAGCCGGAATCTCAGTGGTCGCTGCCCGATCCCGAGCCCGCCGAGCCCGACGCCGCCCTCGAGGACCTCGAGCGCGCGATCGAGACGGCGACCGACGCGGTTCGACGGGACGACCGCGATATCGCCGTCGCCTTCTCCGGCGGCGTCGACTCGGCGCTGGTCGCCGAGTTGCTCGACGCGCCGCTGTACGTCGTCGGCTTTCCCGACAGCCACGACGTCGAGGCCGCGCGGACGGCCGCCGACGCGATGGGCCGCGAGCTGACGGTCGTCGATCTCGAGCCGGCCGACTTGGAGCGCGCCGTGCCCGAGGTGGCGCGAGCGACCGGTCGGACGAACGCGATGGACGTCCAGATCGCGCTGCCGCTGTATCTGGTCGGCGAGCGCGTCGCCGCCGACGGGTTCGACGCGCTCGCCGTCGGCCAGGGCGCCGACGAACTGTTCGGCGGCTACGAGAAAGTCGTCCGGCTCGACCACCGCGTCGAGGCCGAGACGGTTCGGGGCGCCGTCCGCGAACAGATACGGAGCCTGCCCGAGCAGCTCCCGCGGGACGTGCTGACGATCGAGGCGACGGGCCTCGAGCCGGTCGCACCCTTCCTCCACGACACCGTGGTCGAGGCCGCGCTCCGCCTCCCGGACGAACTACTGGCCGACGAGGACGAACGAAAGCGCGGCTTCCGTCGGGTCGCGGCCCAGTATCTCCCCGACGAAGTCGCGGGCCGAGACAAGAAAGCGGTCCAGTACGGCAGCCTCGTAGCCCGCGAACTCGATCGACTCGCTCGGCAGGCCGGCTACAAGCGCCGGATCGACGATCACGTCACCAAGTACGTCGCCGCGCTGCTCGGGGACGACGAGACCCGACGCGACTGA
- a CDS encoding GNAT family N-acetyltransferase, with product MVDYRPIPDERDVFHEYRSYAFRPEEGVPAYDPEDHETPRDALGSRRGVYEEGAADDAEPRSVCRHYWLESRVRDDVHRTVGLASVATPPEYRRRGYVRQLLARSLAEYRDRDVRFSVLWPFRYRFYGQYGWDTCTRIVTHECEPGVLSVAADAVDRDAGSFRRLEADEYEALEPAYETYAERYSLALERDEEWWRYRVFAGHEQNPFIYAYERDGRVRGYLVYTMNGIDGDRTMVVSELVAADHDAVLALLSFCYDHESQVQRVRLRVSDDVPIRALAREPDEIETTVEDGPMVRVVDVAETLSALSYPDRDATVTIAVEDSLAEWNDGTFRLAASGGRADCRRLRDRSDTQPEVDIRLDIGALSQLVVGFQSAATLERTGRLEATGASLETISTLFPETTVFLGDQF from the coding sequence ATGGTCGACTATCGTCCCATTCCGGACGAACGGGACGTGTTCCACGAGTATCGCAGCTATGCGTTCCGGCCCGAGGAGGGGGTTCCGGCGTACGATCCCGAGGACCACGAAACCCCGCGGGACGCCCTCGGCTCTCGGCGCGGAGTGTACGAGGAGGGGGCGGCTGACGACGCGGAGCCACGCAGCGTCTGCCGGCACTACTGGCTCGAGTCCCGCGTGCGCGACGACGTCCATCGAACCGTCGGGCTGGCGTCCGTTGCGACCCCACCCGAGTACCGTCGTCGCGGCTACGTCCGGCAGTTGCTCGCCCGATCGCTCGCCGAATATCGCGATCGCGACGTGCGGTTCTCGGTCCTGTGGCCGTTCCGGTATCGGTTCTACGGGCAGTACGGCTGGGACACCTGCACCCGGATCGTCACTCACGAGTGCGAACCGGGCGTGCTCTCCGTCGCGGCCGACGCCGTCGACCGAGACGCGGGTTCGTTCCGCCGACTCGAGGCCGACGAGTACGAGGCGCTCGAACCGGCCTACGAGACGTACGCTGAGCGGTACTCGCTCGCCCTCGAGCGCGACGAAGAGTGGTGGCGCTACCGCGTCTTCGCCGGCCACGAGCAGAATCCCTTCATCTACGCGTACGAGCGCGACGGGCGGGTGCGGGGATATCTCGTCTACACGATGAACGGGATCGACGGCGACCGGACGATGGTCGTCTCCGAACTCGTCGCCGCCGATCACGACGCCGTGTTGGCGCTGCTGTCGTTCTGTTACGACCACGAGTCACAAGTTCAGCGCGTTCGCCTCCGCGTGTCCGACGACGTGCCGATTCGCGCGCTCGCTCGAGAGCCGGACGAGATCGAGACGACCGTCGAGGACGGGCCGATGGTCCGCGTCGTCGACGTCGCCGAGACGCTGTCCGCGCTCTCCTATCCGGACCGCGACGCGACCGTGACGATCGCCGTCGAGGACTCGCTCGCCGAGTGGAACGACGGCACGTTCCGACTCGCGGCCTCGGGCGGTCGCGCGGACTGTCGCCGACTGCGCGATCGCTCGGACACCCAGCCGGAGGTCGACATCCGCCTCGATATCGGCGCGCTCTCACAGCTCGTCGTCGGGTTCCAGTCCGCGGCCACTCTCGAGCGAACGGGGCGACTCGAGGCGACAGGCGCGTCGCTCGAGACGATTTCGACGCTCTTTCCCGAAACGACGGTCTTTCTCGGAGACCAGTTCTGA
- the purL gene encoding phosphoribosylformylglycinamidine synthase subunit PurL, with protein MSLADSDRELVVSELDREPTRAEAALFENLWSEHCAYRSSRPLLSAFDSEGQQVVVGPGDDAAVVALPGSEEGDGDSTYITMGIESHNHPSYVDPVDGAATGVGGIVRDTLSMGAYPIALADSLYFGEFDDDHSQYLFEGVVEGISHYGNCIGVPTVAGSVDFHPDYEGNPLVNVACVGLTNEDRLVTAEAQEPGNKLVLVGNGTGRDGLGGASFASEDLAEDAETEDRPAVQVGDPYAEKLLIEANEALVDENLIESARDLGAAGLGGASSEMVAKADLGAHIELERVHQREPNMNALEILLAESQERMCYEVEPDNVDRVREIVERFELGCSVIGEVTDGNYTCTFEGETVVDVDAYFLGEGAPMNDLESEEPAVPETDLPDATLEDAFNAVVSSPNTASKRWVYRQYDHEVGVRTSVGPGDDAAIIAVREAEQGLAISSGAAPNWTATAPREGARAVALENATNIAAKGATPLAAVDCLNGGNPEKPDVYGGFEGIVDGLAEMCETLSTPVVGGNVSLYNDSVAGPIPPTPTLAMVGSKDSYDAPPLSVGSDGDLLLVGDLGLAADDARLGGSEYLAQFDGNDRFPALPDDPASLIETLASVADDDATLAVHDVSHGGLAVALAEMVTEDAGLEVSIPSDDAAGALFHEQPGRALIQTDSPEAVREAFDGVAPVVELGTATDDGTLTVHVGDETIETDAAAIGERRATIDRELE; from the coding sequence ATGAGTCTTGCCGATTCGGACCGCGAACTCGTCGTCTCCGAGTTAGATCGAGAGCCGACTCGAGCGGAGGCGGCGCTGTTCGAGAACCTCTGGAGCGAGCACTGCGCGTACCGCTCCTCGCGACCGCTGCTGTCGGCGTTCGACAGCGAGGGCCAGCAGGTCGTCGTCGGGCCGGGCGACGACGCGGCGGTTGTCGCGCTTCCCGGGAGCGAGGAGGGAGACGGCGACAGCACATACATCACGATGGGGATCGAGAGCCACAACCATCCCTCCTACGTGGACCCGGTCGACGGCGCGGCGACGGGCGTCGGCGGCATCGTCCGAGACACGCTCTCGATGGGTGCCTACCCCATCGCACTCGCGGACTCGCTGTACTTCGGCGAGTTCGACGACGACCACTCGCAGTACCTCTTCGAGGGCGTCGTCGAGGGAATCAGTCACTACGGGAACTGTATCGGTGTTCCGACGGTCGCCGGCAGCGTCGACTTCCACCCCGATTACGAGGGGAATCCGCTGGTCAACGTCGCCTGCGTCGGGCTGACGAACGAGGACCGACTCGTCACCGCCGAGGCCCAAGAGCCCGGTAACAAGCTCGTCCTCGTCGGGAACGGAACGGGTCGCGACGGGCTCGGCGGCGCGAGTTTCGCCAGCGAGGACTTAGCGGAGGACGCCGAAACCGAAGACCGGCCCGCGGTTCAGGTCGGCGACCCCTACGCGGAGAAACTGCTCATCGAGGCCAACGAAGCGCTCGTCGACGAGAACCTGATCGAGTCCGCCCGCGACCTCGGTGCCGCCGGCCTCGGCGGTGCCTCGAGCGAGATGGTCGCCAAAGCCGATCTCGGCGCACACATCGAACTCGAGCGAGTCCACCAGCGCGAGCCGAACATGAACGCACTGGAGATCCTGCTCGCCGAGTCCCAGGAGCGGATGTGTTACGAGGTCGAACCGGACAACGTCGACCGCGTGCGCGAGATCGTCGAGCGGTTCGAGCTGGGCTGTTCGGTCATCGGCGAGGTGACCGACGGCAACTACACGTGTACCTTCGAGGGCGAGACGGTCGTCGACGTCGACGCCTACTTCCTCGGCGAGGGCGCACCGATGAACGACCTCGAGAGCGAGGAGCCGGCGGTCCCCGAGACGGATCTGCCCGATGCGACCCTTGAAGATGCCTTCAATGCCGTCGTCTCGAGTCCGAACACCGCCTCGAAGCGGTGGGTCTACCGCCAGTACGACCACGAGGTCGGCGTACGGACGAGCGTCGGGCCGGGCGACGACGCCGCGATTATCGCGGTCCGAGAGGCCGAACAGGGGCTCGCAATTTCCTCCGGTGCCGCGCCGAACTGGACTGCCACCGCACCACGCGAGGGGGCCCGCGCGGTCGCCCTCGAGAACGCGACGAACATCGCGGCCAAGGGCGCGACGCCGCTGGCCGCGGTCGACTGTCTCAACGGCGGTAATCCCGAAAAGCCTGACGTCTACGGCGGCTTCGAGGGGATCGTCGACGGGCTCGCCGAGATGTGCGAGACGCTGTCGACGCCGGTCGTCGGCGGGAACGTCTCGCTGTACAACGACTCCGTCGCGGGGCCGATCCCACCGACGCCGACGCTGGCGATGGTCGGCTCCAAGGACAGCTACGACGCACCGCCGCTGTCGGTCGGGTCCGACGGCGACCTGCTTCTCGTCGGCGACCTCGGGCTCGCAGCCGACGACGCCCGACTCGGCGGTTCGGAGTACCTCGCTCAGTTCGACGGCAACGACCGATTCCCCGCCCTCCCCGACGACCCCGCGAGCCTGATCGAGACGCTTGCCTCGGTCGCGGACGACGACGCGACGCTGGCCGTCCACGACGTCAGCCACGGCGGCCTGGCCGTCGCGCTCGCCGAAATGGTCACCGAGGACGCCGGCCTCGAGGTGTCGATTCCGAGCGACGATGCCGCGGGCGCACTGTTCCACGAACAGCCGGGTCGCGCGCTGATCCAGACCGACTCGCCCGAGGCGGTCCGCGAGGCCTTCGACGGCGTCGCGCCGGTCGTCGAACTCGGAACGGCGACCGACGACGGGACGCTCACGGTCCACGTGGGCGACGAGACGATCGAGACCGACGCGGCCGCGATCGGCGAGCGACGCGCGACGATCGACCGCGAACTCGAGTAA